One Dioscorea cayenensis subsp. rotundata cultivar TDr96_F1 chromosome 15, TDr96_F1_v2_PseudoChromosome.rev07_lg8_w22 25.fasta, whole genome shotgun sequence genomic region harbors:
- the LOC120277988 gene encoding uncharacterized protein LOC120277988: protein MPNATTAAAAGVIVPRAHGLAQRVSVSSIIARPRLFPWGPSRLASCSKPGLLAVVASAASFDELNARKKSNHQASKKSILSNLIQEIEPLDVSLIQKDVPADTVDAMKRTISSMLGLLPSDRFNVLVEAFWDPLFKLLVSSMVTGYTLRNAEYRLCLEKTLGVCEEFSNEQYPENTGLDADGHKMVPHGTSKMPEIPGRDEFLLSSKENGEVLDPERVGVEGLGEMTPATQEYIINLQNRISSMEKELHDVKRQNAALQMQHFVGEEKNDLLDYLRSLQPEKVAELSEPTCPGLQETIKSVAHGLLATLSPKIHTKSPPHSENATGGSSLDIGNDDCPELVENTSLQFQPLISVSRDYLARLLFWCMLLGHYLRGLEYKLDLMQLLTISGDATASIHQDGDSVS from the exons ATGCCGAACGCCACCACCGCGGCAGCCGCCGGCGTCATCGTGCCAAGGGCGCATGGTCTTGCTCAGCGTGTTTCTGTGTCGTCTATCATCGCGCGGCCAAGGCTTTTCCCTTGGGGTCCTTCTCGTCTTGCGTCGTGCTCGAAGCCAGGGCTGCTAGCGGTCGTCGCCTCCGCTGCTTCATTCGATGAGCTCAACGCTAGGAAGAAGTCGAATCATCAGGCGTCGAAG AAATCCATTCTCTCAAACTTAATACAAGAGATTGAGCCTTTGGATGTGAGCCTTATCCAAAAAGACGTCCCTGCTGATACAGTGGATGCAATGAAGAGAACAATCTCTAGCATGCTGGGTCTACTACCTTCGGACCGGTTCAATGTCCTGGTGGAAGCTTTCTGGGATCCCCTCTTTAAGTTacttgtttcttcaatggtGACTGG GTACACATTGCGCAATGCTGAGTACAGGCTATGCCTTGAAAAAACTCTGGGTGTATGTGAGGAATTTTCCAATGAACAATATCCAGAAAATACTGGACTTGATGCCGATGGTCATAAGATGGTCCCTCATGGGACTTCAAAAATGCCTGAGATTCCAGGAAGAGATGAATTTCTACTGAGTTCTAAAGAAAATGGAGAAGTACTCGATCCCGAAAGGGTTGGTGTTGAAGGTCTTGGAGAAATGACACCTGCAACTCAAGAATATATTATTAACCTACAAAATCGGATATCTTCCATGGAAAAG GAACTGCATGATGTCAAGAGACAAAATGCTGCACTACAAATGCAACATTTTGTTGGGGAAGAAAAGAATGACTTGTTGGACTACTTGAGATCACTGCAACCTGAGAAG GTAGCTGAATTATCAGAGCCAACTTGCCCTGGGTTACAAGAGACAATTAAGTCTGTTGCTCACGGCCTCCTTGCCACTCTTTCTCCCAAAATTCATACCAAATCTCCTCCTCATTCTGAGAATGCAACAGGTGGAAGTTCTCTTGACATCGGAAATGATGACTGTCCAGAGCTTGTTGAGAACACTTCCCTTCAGTTCCAACCCCTCATTTCAGTCTCACGGGATTATCTTGCGCGCCTTTTATTCTG GTGTATGCTATTGGGTCACTATCTGAGAGGTTTAGAATACAAGCTAGATCTAATGCAACTGCTCACAATCTCAGGGGACGCAACGGCATCTATACATCAAGATGGTGATTCTGTTTCTTGA